From one Calypte anna isolate BGI_N300 chromosome 11, bCalAnn1_v1.p, whole genome shotgun sequence genomic stretch:
- the LOC103538950 gene encoding uncharacterized protein LOC103538950 isoform X2, translating to MGALRARTVLLSGSNRGIGLGLVKQLLAAPKPPLWIFASCRDPEGPRAQELRDLASKHPNLVLLKLDVANPVSVTEAARIVERKMNGSGLNLLINNAAIYTPTASLAVVDAEDMMRTYETNTVGPMLMAQAFLPLLKKAAQESTEKGLSCSKAAIINISSVMGSIERTPATFLKPVISYRCSKADLTVETSVQGLLSVLPILSEKHNGTLLNWEGKAIPW from the exons ATGGGCGCGCTGAGGGCTCGGACAGTTCTGCTGAGCGGCTCCAACCGCGGTATCGGCCTGGGGCTGGTCAAGCAGCTGCTGGCggcccccaaaccccccctctGGATCTTCGCCTCTTGTCGGGACCCCGAGGGACCCCGGGCGCAG GAGCTGAGAGATCTGGCATCCAAACACCCAAATCTGGTTCTTCTGAAGCTGG ATGTTGCAAACCCCGTGTCTGTTACTGAGGCAGCGAGGATCGTGGAGAGGAAGATGAATGGCTCAGGTCTGAACCTGCTGATAAACAATGCTGCCATCTACACCCCAACAGCATCGCTGGCTGTGGTGGATGCTGAGGACATGATGAGGACCTATGAGACCAATACAGTGGGGCCAATGCTGATGGCCCAG GCATTCCTGCCCCTGTTGAAGAAGGCTGCCCAGGAGAGCACAGAAAAGGgcctgagctgcagcaaggcAGCCATCATCAACATCTCCTCTGTCATGGGGTCCATTGAGAGAACTCCTGCCACTTTTCTCAAGCCTGTCATCTCCTATCGCTGCAGCAAG GCTGACCTGACAGTGGAAACAAGTGTGCAGGGTCTGCTCTCTGTCCTGCCAATCCTCTCTGAGAAGCACAATGGGACCCTGCTCAACTGGGAAGGCAAAGCTATTCCTTGGTGA
- the LOC115598935 gene encoding uncharacterized protein LOC115598935 — MAGLHLHTVLVTGANRGIGLGLVQKLLELPNPPQWVFAACRDPNGQRARELQSLASKHPNLVIIALEVSDPTSIKQAAARVGEKLGGLGLNLLINNAGMMKPLYIDAETLESMSEVYTTNTIGPLLLGQAFLPLLKKAAQGSPGSALSCSKAAIINISSSAGSIASPEAFELIHVVSYRCSKAALNMLTKCQSLAYREHGVLCVALHPGWVQTDMGDSAGHMPPVTVDDSVRGMLKVLSSISEKDTGTLLDWEGKVVPW, encoded by the exons atggCAGGGCTGCACCTCCACACCGTGCTGGTCACCGGGGCCAACCGTGGAATCGGTCTGGGGCTCGTCCAGaagctcctggagctgccaaACCCACCCCAGTGGGTGTTTGCGGCGTGTCGGGACCCCAATGGGCAGCGAGCACGG GAGTTACAGAGTTTGGCCTCCAAGCACCCCAACCTGGTCATCATTGCACTGG AAGTCTCTGATCCCACCAGCATcaagcaggcagcagccagagttggggagaagctgggggggttggggctGAACCTCCTCATCAACAACGCTGGAATGATGAAGCCACTGTACATTGATGCTGAGACCCTGGAGAGCATGAGTGAGGTTTACACCACCAACACCATTGGGCCGCTGCTGCTGGGCCAG GCGTTCCTGCCCTTGCTGAagaaggctgcccaggggagcccaggctcagccctgagctgcagcaaggcCGCCATCATCAACATCTCCAGCAGCGCGGGCTCCATCGCTTCTCCTGAAGCCTTTGAGCTGATTCATGTTGTCTCTTACCGCTGCAGCAAG GCTGCTCTGAACATGCTGACCAAGTGCCAGTCCCTGGCGTACCGAGAGCACGGGGTCCTCTGCGTCGCTCTGCACCCCGGCTGGGTGCAAACTGACATGGGGGACTCAGCTGGACACATG ccccccgTGACGGTGGACGACAGCGTGCGAGGGATGCTGAAGGTGCTCTCCTCCATCTCTGAGAAGGACACGGGCACTCTCCTGGACTGGGAAGGGAAGGTCGTGCCCTGGTGA
- the LOC103532601 gene encoding uncharacterized protein LOC103532601 isoform X1 — MAGLHLHTVLVTGANRGIGLGLVQKLLELPNPPQWVFAACRDPNGQRARELQSLASKHPNLVIIALEVSDPTSIKQAAARVGEKLGGLGLNLLINNAAIAKPILIGAETLESMSEVYTTNTIGPLLLGQAFLPLLKKAAQGSPGSALSCSKAAIINISSSAGSIQELYLWGQPHALSYRCSKAALNMLTKCQSLAYREHGVLCVALHPGWVQTDMGGSGSHKPPLTVDDSVRGMLKVLSSLSEKDTGTFLDWEGKVVPW, encoded by the exons atggCAGGGCTGCACCTCCACACCGTGCTGGTCACCGGGGCCAACCGTGGAATCGGTCTGGGGCTCGTCCAGaagctcctggagctgccaaACCCACCCCAGTGGGTGTTTGCGGCGTGTCGGGACCCCAATGGGCAGCGAGCACGG GAGTTACAGAGTTTGGCCTCCAAGCACCCCAACCTGGTCATCATTGCACTGG AAGTCTCTGATCCCACCAGCATcaagcaggcagcagccagagttggggagaagctgggggggttggggctGAACCTCCTCATCAACAACGCTGCAATAGCAAAGCCCATCTTAATTGGTGCTGAGACCCTGGAGAGCATGAGTGAGGTTTACACCACCAACACCATTGGGCCGCTGCTGCTGGGCCAG GCATTCCTGCCCTTGCTGAagaaggctgcccaggggagcccaggctcagccctgagctgcagcaaggcCGCCATCATCAacatctccagctctgcaggctcCATTCAGGAGCTCTATTTATGGGGTCAGCCACACGCTCTCTCCTACCGCTGCAGCAAG GCTGCTCTGAACATGCTGACCAAGTGCCAGTCCCTGGCGTACCGAGAGCACGGGGTCCTCTGCGTCGCTCTGCACCCCGGCTGGGTGCAAACTGACATGGGGGGCTCAGGATCACATAAG CCCCCCTTGACGGTGGACGACAGCGTGCGAGGGATGCTGAAGgtgctctcctccctctccGAGAAGGACACGGGCACCTTCCTGGACTGGGAAGGGAAGGTCGTGCCCTGGTGA
- the LOC115598960 gene encoding uncharacterized protein LOC115598960, with protein MAGLHLHTVLVTGANRGIGLGLVQKLLELPNPPQWVFAGCRDPSGQRARELQSLASKHPNLVIIALEVSDPTSIKAAAARVGEKLGGLGLNLLINNAAIAKPILIGAETLESMSEVYTTNTIGPLLLGQAFLPLLKKAAQGSPGSALSCSKAAIINISSNGGSIASPAGWELMHFLSYRCSKAALNMLTKCQSLAYREHGVLCVALHPGWVQTDMGGSAGHMPPLTVDDSVRGMMKVLSSISEKDTGTLLDWEGKVVPW; from the exons atggCAGGGCTGCACCTCCACACCGTGCTGGTCACCGGGGCCAACCGTGGAATCGGTCTGGGGCTCGTCCAGaagctcctggagctgccaaACCCACCCCAGTGGGTGTTTGCGGGGTGTCGGGACCCCAGTGGGCAGCGAGCACGG GAGTTACAGAGTTTGGCCTCCAAGCACCCCAACCTGGTCATCATTGCACTGG AAGTCTCTGATCCCACCAGCatcaaggcagcagcagccagagttggggagaagctgggggggttggggctGAACCTCCTCATCAACAACGCTGCAATAGCAAAGCCCATCTTAATTGGTGCTGAGACCCTGGAGAGCATGAGTGAGGTTTACACCACCAACACCATTGGGCCGCTGCTGCTGGGCCAG GCGTTCCTGCCCTTGCTGAagaaggctgcccaggggagcccaggctcagccctgagctgcagcaaggcCGCCATCATCAACATCTCCAGCAACGGGGGCTCCATCGCTTCTCCCGCCGGTTGGGAGCTGATGCATTTTCTCTCGTACCGCTGCAGCAAG GCTGCTCTGAACATGCTGACCAAGTGCCAGTCCCTGGCGTACCGAGAGCACGGGGTCCTCTGCGTCGCTCTGCACCCCGGCTGGGTGCAAACTGACATGGGGGGCTCAGCTGGACACATG CCCCCCTTGACGGTGGACGACAGCGTGCGAGGGATGATGAAGGTGCTCTCCTCCATCTCTGAGAAGGACACGGGCACCCTCCTGGACTGGGAAGGGAAGGTCGTGCCCTGGTGA
- the LOC103538950 gene encoding uncharacterized protein LOC103538950 isoform X1: MGALRARTVLLSGSNRGIGLGLVKQLLAAPKPPLWIFASCRDPEGPRAQELRDLASKHPNLVLLKLDVANPVSVTEAARIVERKMNGSGLNLLINNAAIYTPTASLAVVDAEDMMRTYETNTVGPMLMAQAFLPLLKKAAQESTEKGLSCSKAAIINISSVMGSIERTPATFLKPVISYRCSKAALNMLTKCQALTYGKVGILSVALHPGWVKTDMGTQEADLTVETSVQGLLSVLPILSEKHNGTLLNWEGKAIPW; this comes from the exons ATGGGCGCGCTGAGGGCTCGGACAGTTCTGCTGAGCGGCTCCAACCGCGGTATCGGCCTGGGGCTGGTCAAGCAGCTGCTGGCggcccccaaaccccccctctGGATCTTCGCCTCTTGTCGGGACCCCGAGGGACCCCGGGCGCAG GAGCTGAGAGATCTGGCATCCAAACACCCAAATCTGGTTCTTCTGAAGCTGG ATGTTGCAAACCCCGTGTCTGTTACTGAGGCAGCGAGGATCGTGGAGAGGAAGATGAATGGCTCAGGTCTGAACCTGCTGATAAACAATGCTGCCATCTACACCCCAACAGCATCGCTGGCTGTGGTGGATGCTGAGGACATGATGAGGACCTATGAGACCAATACAGTGGGGCCAATGCTGATGGCCCAG GCATTCCTGCCCCTGTTGAAGAAGGCTGCCCAGGAGAGCACAGAAAAGGgcctgagctgcagcaaggcAGCCATCATCAACATCTCCTCTGTCATGGGGTCCATTGAGAGAACTCCTGCCACTTTTCTCAAGCCTGTCATCTCCTATCGCTGCAGCAAG GCTGCCCTCAACATGCTCACCAAGTGCCAGGCCCTCACCTATGGGAAGGTCGGGATCCTCTCCGTGGCCCTTCACCCAGGCTGGGTGAAAACTGACATGGGCACCCAGGAG GCTGACCTGACAGTGGAAACAAGTGTGCAGGGTCTGCTCTCTGTCCTGCCAATCCTCTCTGAGAAGCACAATGGGACCCTGCTCAACTGGGAAGGCAAAGCTATTCCTTGGTGA
- the LOC103532601 gene encoding uncharacterized protein LOC103532601 isoform X2, translated as MSEVYTTNTIGPLLLGQAFLPLLKKAAQGSPGSALSCSKAAIINISSSAGSIQELYLWGQPHALSYRCSKAALNMLTKCQSLAYREHGVLCVALHPGWVQTDMGGSGSHKPPLTVDDSVRGMLKVLSSLSEKDTGTFLDWEGKVVPW; from the exons ATGAGTGAGGTTTACACCACCAACACCATTGGGCCGCTGCTGCTGGGCCAG GCATTCCTGCCCTTGCTGAagaaggctgcccaggggagcccaggctcagccctgagctgcagcaaggcCGCCATCATCAacatctccagctctgcaggctcCATTCAGGAGCTCTATTTATGGGGTCAGCCACACGCTCTCTCCTACCGCTGCAGCAAG GCTGCTCTGAACATGCTGACCAAGTGCCAGTCCCTGGCGTACCGAGAGCACGGGGTCCTCTGCGTCGCTCTGCACCCCGGCTGGGTGCAAACTGACATGGGGGGCTCAGGATCACATAAG CCCCCCTTGACGGTGGACGACAGCGTGCGAGGGATGCTGAAGgtgctctcctccctctccGAGAAGGACACGGGCACCTTCCTGGACTGGGAAGGGAAGGTCGTGCCCTGGTGA